The stretch of DNA ACGTTGTGAGCGCCGCGCTTCATAGCTGCCTCGATGATGGCCTTGCGGCGACGCCGGAGCCGCCGCCCAAGCGGCGTGTCGGGTAGGCCGAGCTGGCGATCAGGAGCCGGAAGGATGTCGAATTCGAGCGTGTGCCCGGTCGCCTCGACGAGCCGAGCGAGCGTATGTACCCCGGGTTCTCGGCGGCCCGACTCGTAGGCACTGATCACCGACTGCGAGATCCCCGAGCGACGCGCGACATCGGTCTGCGACAAGCGCGCTCGCTTGCGAGCATCACGAAGCACCTCGCCCGCTCGGC from Egibacteraceae bacterium encodes:
- a CDS encoding helix-turn-helix domain-containing protein: MTSRAGEVLRDARKRARLSQTDVARRSGISQSVISAYESGRREPGVHTLARLVEATGHTLEFDILPAPDRQLGLPDTPLGRRLRRRRKAIIEAAMKRGAHNVRVFGSVARGDDTAASDVDFLMDLDPGVGVVALAGLKRELRELLAVEVDVVPAETLKPRIRAEVLAEAIPL